The nucleotide sequence AATGAAGCAGCGCCGGGCGAGATTGAAATCCGCCCGGCGGATTTTCCCGTGGACAGCCGCAGCAACAAGCTCAAGGGGCGGCTGGCGGGTAACCGTCTGCTGCCGTATTACACCCGGGCCGAGATTGCCCAGGGCAAGGGCGTGGCCAGTGCGCCGGTACTGGCCTGGGTGGAGGACCCTGTGGAGCTGTTCTTCCTGCAGGTACAGGGCTCGGGCCGCATCCAGCTGGAAGACGGCAGTTTTCTGCATGTCGGCTATGCCGAGCAGAATGGTTATGCCTATCAGTCGATTGGCAAATGGCTGGTGGAAAAGCGCGAGTTGACGCTGTCTGCCGCCTCGATGCAGGGCATACAGGGCTGGATCAAGGCCAACCCCGGCCGGCAACAGGAGCTGTTTGCAGTCAACCCCAGCTATGTCTTCTTCAAGACGCTGCCGGGCGGCGACAGTGGCCCGGCCGGTGCACTGGGCGTGCCGCTGACCGGTGGTTACAGCATTGCGGTTGATCCGCATTACATTCCGCTGGGGACGCCGGTCTATCTGGCAACGACCTGGCCGCTCAGTCAACAACCACTGACCCGGCTGGTGCATGCCCAGGATACCGGCAGCGCCATTCGTGGCGCGGTGCGCGCCGATCTGTTCTGGGGCTATGGCAGCGAGGCCGGCATGTATGCCGGCCGGATGAAACAGAATGGCAGCATGTGGATGCTGCTGCCCAAGGGGATGACGCCGTCGATGGCGGCAGCGCCTTAGCGCCTGTTCATAGGCTGCTGGATTGAGCCGAGATGGGGGTGATACTGCGTTAAAAACGCCTGCGGAATGCTCATTTACGCTAGGTAAACGCCGCTTCCTTACGCGTTTTTGCTTGGTCTCACTCTGGCTCGCGGGACGCTGAGCAGGCTCTTAACATGACAACGGACGACAAGAACGGATGAAAGCAAGCTGGCTGGGATGGGGAATGCTGTTGGCGCTGTTGGCAGCTTGCGGCAAACAAGGCGAGGGTGCTGCCAGTGGCAAGGCCGTGGCCTCCGCTGCCGTGGCCGGCGCACGCGAGCTGTCGCGCGCCGATGTGGAGGTGGCGCAGCTGTCTGCCTTGCGTGATGCCTTGCCGTTTACCGGTACGCTGGCCGCGCTGAAAAGCAGCAGCATCGCCGCCGAGGTGGAAGCCAGGGTCAAGGATGTGCTGGTGCGCGAAGGCGAGTCCGTGCGGCAGGGGCAGGAGCTGGCACGGCTGGACTCCGAGTCGCTGGACCAGTCGGTCAGCGAGCAGCAGGCCCAGCTGGCCGCTAACCAGTCGCGGCTGAAGCTGGCGCGCACCAAGCTGGACAAGCAGCACGAGCTGCTGCAAAAGGGTTTCATTTCCCAGCTGGCCTATGACGAGGCCGAGAGCGAATTCACCGTGCGCCAGGGCGAGCTGCAGGCGCAGATCAGCCAGCTGGCACGGGCGCGGCGCTTGCAGGCCGATAGCGTGGTGCGCGCCCCGATAGCCGGCGTGGTCTACGAGCGCAAGATCAACCCCGGTGAAATCGCCGCCAAGAATGCCCGGCTGTTTTCCATTGCCGACCTCAGCGTGCTGGAGTTGAGCGCGACGGTGCCGGCGCAATGGATAGGCCGCATTCAGCCCGGCCAGCAGGCGCGCTTCAGCGTGGAAGGCCTGCCCGACGAGTTGAGCGGTGCCGTGGTGCGCGTCAATCCGGTGGCGCAGAGCGGCACCCGCAGTTTTCTGATTTATATCCGTGTCGACAACCGCGACGGCCGGCTCAAGGCCGGGCAGTTTGCCAAGGGCGGCGTGGTATTGCGCCAGCTGGAGGGGCAGGTGGTGCTGCCGCAGAACGCGGTGCAGGATTTGCAGGGCAAGCCCTGGGTCATGCTGGTGGAACATGGCCGGCTACAGCGCCTGCCGGTGCAGCTGCTGCTATGGTCGCAGACCGAACGCAAGGTGGCGCTGCAAGGGGTGAAGCCCGGCCAGCTGGTTCTGTCCGCCGCGCTGCTGGGTGTGGCTGCCGGTGATGCCGTCAGCCTGCCGGCCGGCCTCAAGTAAGGGGATGATGCCATGTGGTTGACCCGTGTCAGCGTGCGCAATCCCTACTTCGCCACCGTGTTGATGCTGACCTTGCTGGTGCTTGGCCTGTTTGCCTGGTCGCGGCTGCCGGTGGAGGAGCTGCCCGACATCCGTTTCCCGGTTGCCGTCATCACCACCCAGTACAGCGGTGCCTCGCCCGAAGTGGTAGAAAGCGAAGTCACCCGCCCGCTGGAAGAGGCCATCAACACCATCAATGGCGTCAAGCACATCCGCTCCTATTCCTTCGAAGGCAGTTCCACCATCGTGGTGGAGTTCGCGCTGACAGTAGACCCCAATATCGGTGTACAGGATGTACGCGACCGGGTGGGCGGGGTGCAGGGCCGTTTTCGCCGTGAAATCGCTACGCCATCGGTATCGCAATTCAATCCCAACGACCAGCCGCTGCTGTCGGTCAGCTTCAGCTCCAGCCAGGTGTCGCAGCGCACGCTGACCACCTGGCTGGAAAACACGCTGAAAAAGCGGCTGCAAACAGTGTCCGGCGTGGGCGAGGCCAAGGTGGTGGGCGGTGTGAAGCGGCAGATCCGCATCGACGTCGACCCCTACCGGCTGGAAGCCAGTGGCCTGTCGCTGCAGGAAGTGGCCGATGCCATCCGCGCCGGTAACCGCGACTACCCGGCCGGTGCCGTCAGCACGGCCAGCAATGAGCTGAGCGTGCGCGTCAGCGGCAAGCTCAAGTCACCGGACGACTTTGCCAGCCTGGTCACCGGCTATCGCAATGACAGCCCCATCCGCCTGTCCGACATCGCCAGTGTCAGCGATGCCGAGGCCGAAGCGGACAGCCTGGCGCTGATCGACGGCAAGCCCGGCGTTGGCATGGATATCCGCGCGGCACGCGGTGCCAACGTGGTGGAGGTGGCCGACGGCGTCAAGCAGGTGATTCGCCAGTTGCAAGGCCAGCTGCCGCCGGGCACCCAGGTGCGCTTTACCTATGACAAGTCGGAAGACGTCAGGAAATCGCTGGCCAATGTCGAAGCCAGCTTGCTGGAGGGCGCGGCACTGACGGTGCTGATCGTCTTCCTGTTTCTGGGCAGCTGGCGCAGCACGGTGATTACCGGCCTTACCCTGCCGGTAGCGCTGATCGGCACCCTGTTTGCGCTGCAGGCGCTGGGTTTCACCCTGAACCTGATGACGCTGATGGCGCTGTCGCTGTCCATCGGCCTGCTGATTGATGACGCCATCGTGGTCCGCGAAAACATCGTGCGGCATCGCCATCTGGGCAAGAGCCATTATCAGGCGGCGCTGGATGGCACCAATGAAATCGGCCTGGCGGTGCTGGCCACCACCTTGACTGTGGTGGCGGTGTTTTTGCCGGTCGGTTTCATGAGCGGCATCATCGGCAAGTTTTTCCACCAGTTCGGCCTGACCGTGACCGTGGCGGTGCTGATTTCCATGCTGGTCAGCTTTACCCTCGACCCGATGTTGTCGTCGATCTGGCCCGATCCGCACCAGCACGGCGACCGCCATCGCGGCCCGCTGGGCCGGCTGCTGGATGGGTGTGAACGCTCGCTGGACCGGCTGGCCGAGCGCTATGTGACGGCCATCGGCTGGACGCTGCGGCATCGCAAGACGGTGCTGAGCGGTGCGCTGCTCCTGCTGCTGGGTAGCTGCATGCTGGTGCCACTGATCGGTGGTGAATTCATGCCACGGCAGGACAAGGGCAAGTTTTCGCTATCGTACAAGACCGCTCCCGGCTCTTCGCTGGATTACACCACCAGCAAGGGGCGTGAGCTGGAAACCTTGCTGCGTCGGCTGCCGGCCGTGCAGTCCATCCAGCTGACTGCCGGCAGCGGCAGTTTCGGCTCGGGCAAGAGCGATGGCCAGCTGGTGGTGGATCTGGGTAGCAAGAGCACGCGTAGTCACAGCCTGTTCAGCGTGATGCAGCAGGCACGGGCTGCCGTCAGCCGGGTGGCCGGGGTGGAGATCCTCTCGCTGGAAGAAATGGGCAAGGAAGGCCCCGGTGGCAAGCCCATCAATATCGGCCTGCGCGGCAGCAATCTGACCGAGCTGGATGTCGCGGCCAATGCCTTGATCAAGCAGCTGGCCAAGGTAAAAGGAGTGGGCGATCTGCAAAGCAGCCTGGCCGATGCCGACCCCGCGCTCAAGCTGGACATCCGCCGCGATGCGGCGGCCAGCCTGGGGGTGGATCTCAATCGCGTGGGCAGCACGCTGTCGCAGCTCTTGGCCGGGGATGTGGTGGGCAGCTGGGAAGCACCGGATGGCGAAAACTACGATGTACTGCTGCAAGTGCCGCGCAGTGAGCGGCGCAATGAATTGCTGGACATCATTACCGTGGCCGGGCGGCCGGATGCCAATGGCGCAGCCAGCATGGTGCCGCTGTCCACGGTTACCCGGCTCAGCCCTGGCCTCAGCCCGCGCCAGATCGACCGCGTCGACCTGCTGCGCCAGGTGACTGTCACCGGCAATATCGCCGGGCGGGATGCCGGCTCGGTGTTTGCCGACATCAGCAAGATCACCGCTACTTTCAAACTGCCGCCCGGCGTGGTGCTGGCCGAGGAAGGCGAGCGCCGCGACATGGAAGAATCCCTGGGCTATGCCGTGCAGGCGCTGGCCATGGGGGTGATCTTCATCTACATGATCCTGGCGGCGCAGTTCCGCAGCTTTACCCAGCCGCTGGCCATCATGGTGGCGCTGCCACTGGCTTTCGTCGGGGTATTCCTGGCCTTGTGGCTGACCGGCTCCACCCTCAATATGTTCTCGGTGATCGGCATCATCATGCTGATGGGGCTGGCGGCCAAGAACGGCATTCTGCTGGTGGATTTCATCAATCAGGCGCGGCGTGAGGGCCTGGGCCGTAGCGAGGCCATCATCGAAGCTGGCCGGGTCCGGCTACGCCCCATCATGATGACCAGCCTGGCGATGATTTTCGGCATGCTGCCGATGGCGCTGGGCGGCGGCGAAGGGGCAGAAACCCGCGCGCCGATGGCGTATGCCATTATCGGCGGCATGATCACCTCCACCCTGCTGACCCTGATTGTGCTGCCGGTGGTTTACAGCTATCTGGACAGCTTGCGGCTATGGTTGCGGCGTTGGCTGGCACCCGCCGGCAGTGGCGTTGACCTGCCGCGCTAGCTGGCCATTCCGTCAGTATCGCAGCATGCTTGGCCCAGGTCCTGCCTACACTGCAATACCCCGCAGCCGCTGCGGCAGTGATTGTTTGATGCATCTGTTATAACAGTATGAATAAACAGTAAGGTAGCTGCCATGTTCAAGCCACTTGCCACCCTGTTGTTGTCCTTGCTGTTGAGTGCCCACTCCCTGGCCGCCGTGCCGGTGCAGCCGGTGCGCTATGCGCTGGTGTCCGGGCTGAGCGATCCGCATCGCGCCTATATGCTGGCCCTGTTGCAACTGGCCTGCGACGAAGCCCGGCTGCGCTGCCAGCTGCTTGGCACCAGCACCATGAACCAGTCGCGCGCCCTGGTGCAACTGAGCAAGGCCAATGGTGGCATCGACCTGTTCTGGGGCATGACCAGCAAGGAGCGCGAGCAGAAGACCTTGCCGATCCGCATTCCGCTGGACAAGGGACTGATTGGCTGGCGTGTGGCACTGGTTCCGGCCGAACGGCCCGATTTGCTGGCGGGCATCAGCACCCGTCAGCAACTGGCGCGGCTGGTGGCCGGACAGGTGGACGACTGGCCGGATACGAGCATCCTGCGCAGTGCTGGCCTGAAAGTGCTGACCAGCCAGGATTATGGCAATCTCTTTCCCATGTTGCAGCGCAAGCGTTTCGACTATTTCCCGCGCAGTGTGATGGAAGTGCAGCGCGAGGCTGCCCTGCCGGTGGCGCAGGGGCTGGTGATCGATCCGCACCTGCTGCTGCGCTATCCCGCCGCCATGTATTTCTTTGTCAGCCCGCATCAGCCCCAGTTGGCCAGCCAGTTGGAGCAGGGTTTGCGCATGGCCTTGCAGGATGGCCGTTTCAACCAGCTGTTCCAGCGCTATAACGGTCAGGTTCTGGCCGGGCTGGCGCTGGCCAAGCGCACGCTGATCGAGCTGGACAATCCCTTGTTGCCACCAGCCACCCCGCTACAGGATTCCAGCCTGTGGTATCGCCCCTGACATCGGCCAGCCACCTCAGTGCTGGCTGCCTTCCTCTTCCAGCCAGCGGCAGAATGCCGTTACCAGTTCATCGTCTACCAGTGCTTGTGGCACCGCCCAGGAATAGCCGCGCACGGTGATTTCCGGCCCGGCCAGCGGTGCGACCAGCTTGCCGCTGGCCAGCTCGCTTTCGATGACCGGCAGCGCCCCCAGCGTCACCCCCAGTCCGTCCACTGCGGCTTGTAAAGCCAGGTAGTAATGGTCGAAATGCTGATCGGCTGCTGATTGCAAGGCCGGCACCCCGGCCGCGGCCAGCCAGCGTGCCCAGGCCACCGGCCGGGTTTCCGCGTGCAGCAGGGTATGGGCGGCGAGGTCGGCAGGCTGCCTGATGGGCAGGCGCTGCAGCAGGGCCGGGCTGCACACCGGTATCTCCCGTTCGGTGAGGAAGGCATGCGAGACAAAACCATGCCAATGGTCCTTGCCACGGCGGATGGCGATGTCGAAATCGGCATTCTGGTTGTTGATGCTGGCATCCGAGGTCGCCAGCCGCAGCTCGACGCCGGGATAGCGCAGCTGGAAGCGGGTGAGCCGCGGCAGCAGCCAGTGCATGGCCAGGGTGGGGGTGACATTGATATTCAGCCGCCGTCCCTGCTTGCGTGCCGTCAGCTTTTCGGTGGCACCGGCAATGCTGTCCAGTGCCGCCTGAATGGCTGGCAGGTAGGACTGGCCGGCCACCGACAGCCGCACGCGCCGGCCGTGGCGTTCGAACAGCTCCACGCCCAGCCACTGTTCCAGCTGCTGGATCTGGCGACTGATGGCACCGTGGGTCACATACAGCGCGCTGGCGGCTGCGCTGAAACTACCGTGGCAGGCAGCGGCTTCAAAGGCTTTCAGCGCATTGAGCGGGGGAAGGCGTCGGTTCATGCTGGTGAGTTTAGCTCACATGGAAAGCCATAAAAACTCGTTTGTTGATTAGGGCTGGGCGGGCTAGGCTTGCAGCATGACTTCATCCCTGATCATTCCAAGCCGCCGCCAGTTGTTCCTGGGCTTTTTCAGCATAGGACTCAGCGGTTTCGGCGGTGTGCTGCCGCTGGCCCATCGCATGCTGGTACAGCAGCGCCGCTGGCTGAGCGAAGAAGAATTCACCGAACTGCTGGGCCTGGGGCAGATTCTGCCTGGTCCCAATATCGTCAATATGTCCATCGCCATCGGTTCACGCTTTCATGGCGTGGCAGGTGCCTGGCTGGCCGTGGCCGGCCTGATGCTGGCGCCGCTGGTCATCGTGCTGAGCATGGCCATGCTGTACGACCATTACCAGAGCCTGCCGGATGTGCAGGGTACCTTGCGTGGCCTTGCCTCAACGGCGGCCGGCCTGTTGCTGGCCATGGCGCTGCGCATGGGCGAGAAAATAGAGCGCCATGCGGTGGCCGCCGTGTTTGCGCTGCTTACCCTTCTGGCTGTTGGCGTGCTGCGCTGGCCGCTGCTGCTGGTGTTGCTGGTGCTGGCTCCGGTATCGGTATGGCTGGCGCGCCAGCGCGGTCGGGCAGGAGAGAAAGCATGATGCTGCTGCTGTCGCTACTGGCCAGTTTTTCCGTGTTCTCGCTGATGGCAGTGGGTGGTGCCATTACCCTGATTCCGGAAATGCATCATTACGTGGTGGAAAGCCATCACTGGATGAGTGGCCAGGAGTTTGCCGCGCTGTTTGCCATTGCCCAGGCTGCGCCGGGGCCGAATGTGCTGGTGGTCAGCCTGATCGGCTGGAAGGTGGCCGGCCTGGCCGGAGCTTTCGCCGCCACGGTGGGGATGTGTGGCCCCTCGTCACTGCTGTGTTATTACGTGGCCCGGCTGTGGCAACGCTGGCATGCCTCGCCATGGCGGCGCGCCATCGAGCGCGGTCTGGCACCACTGACCATCGGCCTGGTGACCGGCAGTGCCATGCTGATGAGCGAGGCCGCCAACCAGCATTGGTCCGGCTGGTTGTTGTGTGCCGGCAGCACCGTGCTGGCCTGGCGTACCCGCGTCAATCCGCTGTGGCTGCTGGCTGGCGGCGCACTGCTGGGCTTTGCTGGCTGGATCTGAGCGCCCCGGTTCCGGCAGGTGCCGGGCGGCGTCATCTGTGTTTCATGCAGAGCCGTCACACTGCGCTTTACTGCCGCCGCCGGAGCCTGCATGTCTTCCTCTGCCATTCCCGTACGCCTCAATCTGCTCTTGCTGCTGCTGGCGCTGCGCTTGTGGCTGGTCGAACTGGTGGCAGTGCCGCTGGCGGTGGCCTGGTTTCATCCCGCTTACGGTCTGTTGCTGGTGGCGGCGGTACTGCTGATTCCGCTGCGCTGGCAGCTGTTGCACGAAGCCGTGCATGGGCTGCTGCTGCCTTCGGTGCGTTACAACCGGCTGGCCGGACGCCTGCTGGGCATCAGCCTGGGCATTCCCTTTGATGTATGGCGGCAGGCGCATCATCTGCATCACCGCTACAGCCGCAGTGCGGCCTGTCGGGTGGAGGTGTATGAGCCGGGCGAGGAGGCGGGCTGGCAGCGCCGGCTTTATCTGTGGCTGCGGCTGTGTGGTGCGGCCTATCTGATGGCGCTGGCCGGCAGCCTGCTGCTGCTGTTCTGCCCGGCCCTCGGACGCTGGCGCTGGCTGGCCGGGCGCGCACCCTTGCTGCCCTTGTTGCAGCGTCGTGTGTGGCGCAGCCCGCAGCGACACTGCGCGCGGTTGGATGCCCTGCTGGCCTGGCTGCTGCCCGGCCTGTCATTGCTGATCTACGGCGCGCACGACTGGATGCTGTGGCTGGCTTTGCTGGCGCGTGCGTTGTTGATCTCGCTGACCGATCACGTCTGCTTTGCCGGCCAGCCGCTGGGCGATGCGCGCCGTGCCGCCAATCTGGCGCTGCCGCGCTGGCTGGGCCTGTGTCTGCTCAACAGCCATTTGCGCGGTGTGCACCATCTGTGGCCACAGCTGTGCTGGCAGGCGCTGCCGCAGCGTTTCGTCTCTGCCCGGCTGGAGTGGGATGGCCGTTTCAGCCAGGCAATCTGCCTGCGCCAGTGGCGTGCCACTCCCGCCACCGGCCTGCCGGTAATACCCCGGCGCAAGGCAGGGACAGGTATAATGCCGGCTGATTCCATTACGCCAAGCTAGCAAGCCCATACCATCATGACCCAGCTCAAGAACGATACTTTCCTGCGCGCGCTCCTGAAGGAGCCGGTTGAATATACCCCCATCTGGATGATGCGCCAGGCTGGACGCTACCTGCCGGAATACCGCGCCACCCGCGCCCGCGCCGGCAGCTTCATGGGCTTGTGCACCAGCCCGGATTACGCCACCGAAGTCACCTTGCAGCCGCTGGAGCGTTTCCCGCTGGATGCAGCCATCCTGTTTTCCGACATCCTCACCGTGCCGGACGCCATGGGGCTGGGCCTGTACTTCGCCGAAGGCGAAGGCCCCAAGTTCGAGCGCCCGCTGCGCGATGAAAGCGCCATCCGCGCCCTGAGCGTGCCGGCGCTGGACAAGCTGCAATACGTGTTTGATGCCGTCTCCAGCATCCGCAAGGCACTGGACGGCCGCGTGCCGCTGATCGGCTTTTCCGGCAGCCCCTTCACCCTGGCCTGCTACATGATCGAAGGCGGCGGCTCGGATGATTTCCGCAACGTCAAAGCCATGCTGTACAGCCGTCCGGAATTGCTGCATCACATTCTGGCCGTCAACGCCCAGACCGTGACCGATTACCTGAATGCCCAGATCGATGCCGGCGCGCAAGCCGTGCAGATTTTCGACACCTGGGGCGGCGCGCTCAGTCATGCGGCCTATAAGGAATTCTCGCTGGCCTATATGCAGCGCATCGTGGCCGGTCTCAAGCGCGAGGCCGATGGCCGCCGCGTGCCGGTCATTGTGTTCACCAAGAACGGTGGCCAGTGGCTGGAAGAGATTGCCGCCATCGGTGCCGACTGCGTAGGCCTGGACTGGACCACCGATATCGGTCTGGCCCGTGCCCGTGTCGGCGACAAAGTCGCCCTGCAAGGCAATTTCGACCCGAACGCGCTGTTTGGCTCGCCGGCAGCCATCGAAGCCGAGGCTGCACGTATCCTGGCGGCCTATGGACAGGGTTCCGGCCATGTCTTCAATCTGGGTCACGGCATCTCCCAGCATGCCGACCCCGAGCACGCCGCCGCCCTGGTAGCGGCCGTGCATCGTCTGTCCCGTCCCTTCCACCAGTAAGTGTGCATAGGCCGGGGCTGCGCCCTGGCCTGTTGGCATTTGCAAGTACGGCCTGATCAATTCCCGCTTTGTTGCAAAGGTATTTCTCAAAACAGTCTGATTTATCAGCTGTTTCATCCATTGCGGGGTGTGGGGTATCGCCCCAGCCGGGACGGACTTTCTGCAGTATGTGCAGCCTTTTTTGCCCTGCTGATCAAAGGGGTGTTGACAGCATTGCCCGGTGGTGTTCTCAGAGTTATTCACACTGGGAACTGTAGCTGTGCAGACTTGTCAAGCCCACTGGGCAATATTAGTGCTGCGCTTTTAAGTAATTGAAAAATAAGCACTTATTCTTCTGATTAATTTTTGTGCAATCTAATGGAAATGCTGATTTAATAGCCTTTCCCCGGCCAGTAAACGAGTTGTTCACAAAGATATCCACAGCTTCTGTGCATAGATCGCGCAAAGCCTTGTCGGAATTGGGTTTGATGTAAAAGGGAAAATTGCCGTGGGTCTTCAGAGAGTTCAGGTGGTGGTCGATCTGCCCCTATTTGGCGCATTTACCTACCTGTCTCATTTTGCAGTCAGCCCCGGTCAGCGGGTGGCTGTTCCCTTTGGTAATCGCCTGTTGTGTGGCGTGGTTGTCACTGGCATACCCCCCGAGGGTTTGCTCGACAGCCAGCTCAAACAGCTGGAGCAGGTATTTGACAGCCTGCCCCCCTTGTCGGCCGACTTCCTCGCGCTGGCCGAATTCGCCGCCGCTTACTATCACTTTCCCCTGGGTCAGACCCTGTTCACCGCCCTGCCCACCGGGCTGCGCGAGGCGCGCGACATCACCCCGCCGGACGAGCGCCCGTATGGCCTGACTGAGGCGGGCCTCGCCGCGATGCCGGCCGCGCGGCAGCGGGCGCGGCTAGCCTTGTGGCAGGCCTTGGGCGATGGCCCGCTCAGCCAGCCCCAGGCGCGGCAGATCACGCCGCAGGCTGGCAAGATCCTGGCCGACTGGCTGGCCGCAGGCCTGGTACAGCGGCTGGAGCCGGAAATCCAGCCGCTAGAGCTGGGCCCCAGTCCGCAGTTGAATGCCGACCAGCAGGCGGCACTGGATGCCTTGAGCTGTGAGCCGGCTGGTTTCCAGGCCTGGCTGCTGCATGGCATTACCGGCAGTGGCAAGACCGAAGTCTATCTGCAGCGCATTGCGCTCTGCCTGGCACAGCGGCAGCAGGTGCTGGTGCTGGTGCCGGAAATCAACCTGACCCCGCAACTGATCGAGCGCTTCCTGCAGCGCTTTCCCGCCAGTCGCATTGCCGTA is from Aquitalea aquatilis and encodes:
- a CDS encoding efflux RND transporter permease subunit, which gives rise to MWLTRVSVRNPYFATVLMLTLLVLGLFAWSRLPVEELPDIRFPVAVITTQYSGASPEVVESEVTRPLEEAINTINGVKHIRSYSFEGSSTIVVEFALTVDPNIGVQDVRDRVGGVQGRFRREIATPSVSQFNPNDQPLLSVSFSSSQVSQRTLTTWLENTLKKRLQTVSGVGEAKVVGGVKRQIRIDVDPYRLEASGLSLQEVADAIRAGNRDYPAGAVSTASNELSVRVSGKLKSPDDFASLVTGYRNDSPIRLSDIASVSDAEAEADSLALIDGKPGVGMDIRAARGANVVEVADGVKQVIRQLQGQLPPGTQVRFTYDKSEDVRKSLANVEASLLEGAALTVLIVFLFLGSWRSTVITGLTLPVALIGTLFALQALGFTLNLMTLMALSLSIGLLIDDAIVVRENIVRHRHLGKSHYQAALDGTNEIGLAVLATTLTVVAVFLPVGFMSGIIGKFFHQFGLTVTVAVLISMLVSFTLDPMLSSIWPDPHQHGDRHRGPLGRLLDGCERSLDRLAERYVTAIGWTLRHRKTVLSGALLLLLGSCMLVPLIGGEFMPRQDKGKFSLSYKTAPGSSLDYTTSKGRELETLLRRLPAVQSIQLTAGSGSFGSGKSDGQLVVDLGSKSTRSHSLFSVMQQARAAVSRVAGVEILSLEEMGKEGPGGKPINIGLRGSNLTELDVAANALIKQLAKVKGVGDLQSSLADADPALKLDIRRDAAASLGVDLNRVGSTLSQLLAGDVVGSWEAPDGENYDVLLQVPRSERRNELLDIITVAGRPDANGAASMVPLSTVTRLSPGLSPRQIDRVDLLRQVTVTGNIAGRDAGSVFADISKITATFKLPPGVVLAEEGERRDMEESLGYAVQALAMGVIFIYMILAAQFRSFTQPLAIMVALPLAFVGVFLALWLTGSTLNMFSVIGIIMLMGLAAKNGILLVDFINQARREGLGRSEAIIEAGRVRLRPIMMTSLAMIFGMLPMALGGGEGAETRAPMAYAIIGGMITSTLLTLIVLPVVYSYLDSLRLWLRRWLAPAGSGVDLPR
- a CDS encoding chromate transporter gives rise to the protein MTSSLIIPSRRQLFLGFFSIGLSGFGGVLPLAHRMLVQQRRWLSEEEFTELLGLGQILPGPNIVNMSIAIGSRFHGVAGAWLAVAGLMLAPLVIVLSMAMLYDHYQSLPDVQGTLRGLASTAAGLLLAMALRMGEKIERHAVAAVFALLTLLAVGVLRWPLLLVLLVLAPVSVWLARQRGRAGEKA
- a CDS encoding efflux RND transporter periplasmic adaptor subunit produces the protein MLLALLAACGKQGEGAASGKAVASAAVAGARELSRADVEVAQLSALRDALPFTGTLAALKSSSIAAEVEARVKDVLVREGESVRQGQELARLDSESLDQSVSEQQAQLAANQSRLKLARTKLDKQHELLQKGFISQLAYDEAESEFTVRQGELQAQISQLARARRLQADSVVRAPIAGVVYERKINPGEIAAKNARLFSIADLSVLELSATVPAQWIGRIQPGQQARFSVEGLPDELSGAVVRVNPVAQSGTRSFLIYIRVDNRDGRLKAGQFAKGGVVLRQLEGQVVLPQNAVQDLQGKPWVMLVEHGRLQRLPVQLLLWSQTERKVALQGVKPGQLVLSAALLGVAAGDAVSLPAGLK
- the hemE gene encoding uroporphyrinogen decarboxylase, with product MTQLKNDTFLRALLKEPVEYTPIWMMRQAGRYLPEYRATRARAGSFMGLCTSPDYATEVTLQPLERFPLDAAILFSDILTVPDAMGLGLYFAEGEGPKFERPLRDESAIRALSVPALDKLQYVFDAVSSIRKALDGRVPLIGFSGSPFTLACYMIEGGGSDDFRNVKAMLYSRPELLHHILAVNAQTVTDYLNAQIDAGAQAVQIFDTWGGALSHAAYKEFSLAYMQRIVAGLKREADGRRVPVIVFTKNGGQWLEEIAAIGADCVGLDWTTDIGLARARVGDKVALQGNFDPNALFGSPAAIEAEAARILAAYGQGSGHVFNLGHGISQHADPEHAAALVAAVHRLSRPFHQ
- a CDS encoding fatty acid desaturase is translated as MSSSAIPVRLNLLLLLLALRLWLVELVAVPLAVAWFHPAYGLLLVAAVLLIPLRWQLLHEAVHGLLLPSVRYNRLAGRLLGISLGIPFDVWRQAHHLHHRYSRSAACRVEVYEPGEEAGWQRRLYLWLRLCGAAYLMALAGSLLLLFCPALGRWRWLAGRAPLLPLLQRRVWRSPQRHCARLDALLAWLLPGLSLLIYGAHDWMLWLALLARALLISLTDHVCFAGQPLGDARRAANLALPRWLGLCLLNSHLRGVHHLWPQLCWQALPQRFVSARLEWDGRFSQAICLRQWRATPATGLPVIPRRKAGTGIMPADSITPS
- the gcvA gene encoding transcriptional regulator GcvA: MNRRLPPLNALKAFEAAACHGSFSAAASALYVTHGAISRQIQQLEQWLGVELFERHGRRVRLSVAGQSYLPAIQAALDSIAGATEKLTARKQGRRLNINVTPTLAMHWLLPRLTRFQLRYPGVELRLATSDASINNQNADFDIAIRRGKDHWHGFVSHAFLTEREIPVCSPALLQRLPIRQPADLAAHTLLHAETRPVAWARWLAAAGVPALQSAADQHFDHYYLALQAAVDGLGVTLGALPVIESELASGKLVAPLAGPEITVRGYSWAVPQALVDDELVTAFCRWLEEEGSQH
- the mltA gene encoding murein transglycosylase A codes for the protein MLKRLLLLLPLLWLAACSTTTPTTPRPGDGGLLSPAALPAWQQQNMGDTLSALQQSCKVTARKPAWQAVCADAARIPASDGAQARQFFESRFNAWAVRDSAGSGGLITGYYEPLLNGSRSRSERTPYPVYGVPADLLVLDYPPALHGRSVLVARKAGGNRLQLLPGKNEAAPGEIEIRPADFPVDSRSNKLKGRLAGNRLLPYYTRAEIAQGKGVASAPVLAWVEDPVELFFLQVQGSGRIQLEDGSFLHVGYAEQNGYAYQSIGKWLVEKRELTLSAASMQGIQGWIKANPGRQQELFAVNPSYVFFKTLPGGDSGPAGALGVPLTGGYSIAVDPHYIPLGTPVYLATTWPLSQQPLTRLVHAQDTGSAIRGAVRADLFWGYGSEAGMYAGRMKQNGSMWMLLPKGMTPSMAAAP
- a CDS encoding chromate transporter gives rise to the protein MMLLLSLLASFSVFSLMAVGGAITLIPEMHHYVVESHHWMSGQEFAALFAIAQAAPGPNVLVVSLIGWKVAGLAGAFAATVGMCGPSSLLCYYVARLWQRWHASPWRRAIERGLAPLTIGLVTGSAMLMSEAANQHWSGWLLCAGSTVLAWRTRVNPLWLLAGGALLGFAGWI